The genomic interval CGCGCGCACCTACATGTGTTTGCTGTTTGCCCTGCGTAATGCATCGCTTCGCATCATTAGCGCCACATTTCCAGTGTCGGCCTTGCAAATGTGCAATTACCTAGAGCGCCACGCCGAGGAGATGATTCAAGATTTAGAAACGGGCAAAATTGCCCAGGGGCTTAAGCTTGAACCCGAGTTGCGCGCCAAATTTGAGCGGCAATGCTCAGCGGTTCCGGCGCGAGCGGCTCAACTGCGACACCAGATCAGCCAGCACGGACGTCTGACTCCGCACCTGGCCTGGCCTGACCTCTCATTTATGATCACCGCACGGGGCGGCACGTCAAATTTCTATTTTGAGCGATTCCCCGAATACTTTGGCGATATGCCAATCTTTGGTGGTGTCTATGCCTGTGCCGAAGGCACCATGGGCGTGCATCAAGACTTTAATACGGATGCAGCAATCCTGTCGATCGAAAGCGGCTTTTATGAATTTATCCCCGAAGACCAATGGGAGGTTGATAACCCCAAAACGGTGCTGCCCTGGGACGTGACAGTGGGCGATCGCTACCGTATTGTGTTGACCAACTATGCCGGGTTTTATCGTTATGACTTAGGAGACGTGGTTGAAATTGCTGGCTTTGTCGGTCAAGCTCCCACCATCATCTTTCGCCATCGCCGTGGGGGAGTGATGTCATCATCCACGGAGAAAACCACGGAGTTTCAGGTCATCCAGGTGATGCAGATTTTACAAAAAACCTTTCAGTTAGCCCTGGAAAACTTTTGTATCACGCTGTCTAAAGACTGCATTCCGTCCCACTATTTGGTCAATATTGAATTGGCACCCGGTGCCGTGCTCCCTGATCCAGAAACATTTCTACAGCGGTTTGATGACACCCTAAAAGATGTCAGCGCTTTCTACGCCATCAAGCGGCGCGACCAGATTCCGCTGCCGCGACTGCGCATTTTAGAACCCGGCAGTTTTGAACATCTGCGCCAGCGCATGGTGCAGCAGGGCATTGCCGAATCGCAGCTCAAGTTTCCCCATGTCACGGAAGACCGCAATTTTCTGGATGGGCTGTCCGTTCAGCACGAAGCTAGACTCGCAGGCGATCGCCTTCCTCAACTCTGACGGGGCATCCTGTCCGTTGGCAGATATGCTCAGGTTTCTGTAACAATGAGGGTGGCGAGCGACATCGAAGTCAGGCAAACTAGCTTACCTGATCTGAATCTATCTGCCTATCTCGTTTGAGCATGACATGGGCTAGTCCTATCCCCACGATCGCCAAAGCGCCCATCGGATAAAAAACATAGGTATAGCTGCCTAACCAATCTCGCAGTTGCCCCGCCACCAACGTACCCAGCAGAGCACCAATACCGTAGGCCGTGAAGACAATACCATAGTTTTGGGCATAGTCATCGGGGTTAAACAGACTCAGGGTGGTGGTGGGCGCAAGGGCCAGCCAGCCGCCCAGACAAAACCAGAACAGCGAGAAAGCAACCAGATAGGTCACCACTTGCCCTTGTTCTGCATTGACCATCAGAATACAGGCAACCAAGATCAGCGTATAGGAGGCGATCGCGATATGACGAGGCTGAAAGCGATCGCACAACCACCCAAACAACGGACGACTCACGCCATTAAACAGAGCAAATAAAGATACGCTAGCGGCTGCAATTCCTGGCTCAACCTGGATAATTTCTTCGCCTACTGGACTAGAAATACCAATGGCGCTGAGTCCCACAAACGTGCCGATAATGTAGCATAGCCACAGCCCATAAAAAGATGAGCTTTTGAGCATGGTTTTGGGATACTTGAGCGACGCTGGTTTAACTGTCGCGGCAGCAGTAACGGTGGTAGGTTGCCAGCCTTGGGGTGGCAGTTTCATCGTGGTGGCGATCGCCACAATAATCAGCATAAAGCTAAGCCCCAGCGCAAACAGAGTCGGCCGTACGTCATAGCGATCCATGAGGCCTTTGGCGAGGGGAGCCGTAACTAAAGGAGATAGTCCAAAGCCCACAATCGTTAACCCTACGGCCAGCCCCTTGCGATCGGAAAACCATCGGGCCATCACCACCATAGGCACACCATAGGCAATCCCCACTCCCACCCCTGCAATCACGCCATAGGTGAAGACCATGGCAGTAATGCTGGTCGTAAAGCTAGAAAGCATATAGCCAACACCTATCACAACGCCGCCCAGAGCCGTCATCCAGCGAGTTCCCAGTCGGGGAATATAGAACCCGGCTATGGGCATGGTGATGGCATAGCAAAGGAGGGCAACGGTGTAGGGCAAGAGGCTCTGGGTGGCGGAGAGGCCAAGTTCATTCTCTAGGGGTTTCCTGAAAATACTCCACGAGTAGACTGTTCCTAGACACAGTAAAACCATCATTCCTAAGGGAATTAGAAACCATCGCCCCTGCTGGGCAGGACGACCGAATAGGGTGAGATCTGTCCGGTGGTTTGACCGGTAGCTGGTACTATCCATGGCTGCTCGTATAGAACTATGGAGTAAATTTGTAAGATTCTTATCTTGCTGATGGAGCCATTGTTGAGGCTTAACTCACTGCAAGAATGCCACATATCAATATAGTCAGATAGTAAAGCTAGAACTATGAAACAATCATAGAAATCTCGCACCGTAGAGTATAGGCGATCGCCGCTAACTATCTTTCTAGTTACTGCACCATAAAAGCCGATAAGCTGGCTCGGCAGAAAACCCTATTAGCAACGCCCTCTATCCATACCGAGCAAACCTGCGGTGGATAACCTGCCGATCCAGGTTTGCCAGCCACCGAGAATTACGAGAGGTAGTCCTCAGGGCGCAACGTCCTCTATGAAACTCGCCATTATGGACACAACTGGACTCGAACCAGTGACCCCCACGATGTCAACGTGGTGCTCTAACCAACTGAGCTATGCGTCCGTCAAGATTTGAATTATTACATATCATGCCAGGAATATCAACGCCCCCCATCAAATTTACAAAAGCTGCGGTAGGATGACCCACAGCCAACAACACATAAACGCATGGTCATTGAATCTCTCTATACCGATGGGGCCTGCTCCGGCAATCCGGGGCCGGGCGGATGGGCAGCGATCGCTTACCTAGTGGGTGGCGGCGTCCATGAACTGGGCGGTGCCGCCGCCCACACCACCAACAACCGCATGGAAATCCAAGGGGCGATCGCGGCACTAGATTTATTACTATCTTCAGGGCAAACCGACACCGTCACCCTCTACACCGATAGTGAATATGTGAAAAAGGGCATTACCGCTTGGATTAAGGGATGGAAAAACAAGAATTGGAAAACCTCCACCGGCAAACCCGTGGTCAATCAAGACCTATGGGAAACCCTAGATGAACTACACCAACAAGTGAATCAACAGCTTACCCGCCCGCTACGCTGGGAAGTGGTGCGTGGCCATAGCGGCAACGAAGGCAATGAGCGTTGTGACGTGATTGCCCGAGCCTTCTCCCTAGGGCGATCGCCCAACATGACCCAAGATGCCCGATTGATGACCACGGCTGAGCCGAAAACCCCTACAAAACCTGACAAAACCCCTAAAAAAGTTCACAAATTGTTGAATGATGACAGAATTGAGGCCCAAAACACTGCCGGAGAGCGAGAAGAAACGATACAATCCAGTAGCACAATTGCTCAATCCTTTCCACCTGAGCGCACCATGGCAGACTCTTCCTCAGCAGCATACAACGACCCATCTGAAAATCTCCCGCGTGAACTACGAGTCGTCCAACTCCAAAACACGGTGGAAACGTTGCACATGGCAGACGAAATTGCCAAGCAAGGCTACCTGATCACCAGTGCTGAACTGGCCGACTTGATGGACGTCAATGCCAGTGCAGTCACCAGCCGAGGTGATAACTGGGTGTGGCGAAATTGGGTGGTGTCGCGAGTGCGGCGCGAGGGCAACCAAATTCTTTGGCAACTGGAGCGGGTTGACTAAGTCAGCGATCGCCTTCTAGGCTGCACCCCATAAGCTACACAAAATGGTAAGGCGGCAGTGCTGCCCCCAGAGACAGTTCCCAGAGCGGGCAATCGATCTGCCATTGCTCAATCTGCTGCTGTAGAGAAGCATGATCATCGCGATCGCCCAAAATGTGGATGCGTTCCACCCCGTCTTTGGGCTCACTATGGTGATAGGGGCAGCCAAGTTGAGCGATCGCCTCTAGCAGTCCCGCCAGTTGCTCCTGCTGCTGGTTGCGATAGGTTTCCTGTTGTTGATAGCGACGTTTTTTTGCCAGGAAGTAATCTTTCCCCTTTGCTGACTCCGGCAACTCCTCTAAAACCAAGGGATGAAGCTGTGCCTTGAGAGTATATTCCGCCTTATGAGTCACCTGCTGTAGCTTAGCAACATAGACATCTTGATGGGCTGCAAGGTGTTGGGTTAAAGCATCTAAAGATACCAAAAATGTCCCAAAAGGCACTGGTAATACATCAGCCTGTTGAAAGAGATCTTGCAAGACGCGATCGTGGGACAAAATCGCCTGGAGTTGAAAGCGTTCATCCCCAGAACGGATAGTGTCTGGATCAAGCTGACTCTCAACAACCGCTGATAAAACCCCCTGTTCCACCAAGTTCAGAGAGTTGGCTAACCCTTCCGGCAAATCCAAGTCCGTCGTGGGAGTCTTGAGAAATGCATAAACATACATAAGCAGGCTCCATAAACGGCTCATTGACCAATGAAAAAACTTTGGGATGCTAAGCAGCACCCCAAAGCTACAGTTTATTCTAGGTGTTGTGGATCGTTATCACCTAAATTGCTGGGCAATCACCTCACTTACGGAGATTGATGGGCCAATTCTGCCAGTTTGCCTGTGACATGACCATTATTGTTGCGGGGCTGCAACAACCCATACCCACCGTGGTTGCGTTCGTAGATGACGTTAATTTCATCTGTTTCGGCATTACGGAACATATAAAAGTCGTGGTCAACAAGCTGAAGTTGTTCAAGGGCATCATGCACCGTCATCGGCGGCATGGCGAAATACTTCGTACGAACAACTTCCTCCGGTAGCTGAACATCTCGATTCGTCAAGAGTTCATCCGATACGGTAATCGCTGGCAGCACCTCAGCCGCTTTGACGGGAGTGCGAGTCTTGTGCTGGATTTTCTCCTTATACTTGCGGAGCTGACGAGCAATTTTATTGGCTACGAGATCAATGCTGGCGTAGAGATTTTCACTGCTCTCTTCAGCACGAACAACGGTACCATTTGCATAGATTGTCACCTCTGCGGTTTGCTTAGGATTTATCCGGGGGTTGCGCGCCACTGATAAATGAACATCTACCTCGGTGGTATAGCTCTGGAAGTGGCTGACGGCTTTCTCAATCTTCTGATGTACGTACTCACGAATTGCATCAGTGATATCGATATTTTTGCCCTGGATAACAAGCTTCATAAAGCTTCCTCCCGCGAGAATTTGGGTTATATGTTCACCCTAACACTTTGTATTCTGGACAACAGCAGGGTTAAAAATCTTTTGCAACCTGTGACAATTCTTGACTAATTTCTGTCCTTTTGCGATGAAATATGTGTGGTTTACCCTTGCTTTTCGTCGCAGTCTGTCTACTGTTTTGTGAGTTGAGATGTATGCGATCGCTGTCCCGTCCTTGCTGGCTTTATTCTCCTGGTCTAGTTCCCTACGACGTGGCTTGGGAATGGCAGCGATCGCTCGTGGCAGATCGTCGCCAGCACCCTGATCATAACGATGTGCTGCTGCTGCTCCAGCATCCACCGATCTACACCCTGGGTCAGGGGGCCTCCATGGAGTTTGTCAAAGCTGAGCTTCAGCAGCAGGGTGTTCCCCTCGTGCGGATCGAGCGCGGCGGCGAGGTTACCTATCACTGTCCTGGACAACTCGTGGGCTACCCCATCCTCAACCTGCAGCGCCACACCCCAGATTTACATTGGTATCTCCGGCAGCTAGAAGAGGTGATTATCCAAGCGATCGCCCCCCTAGGACTTGAGGGACATCGTATAGAAGGGTTGACG from Candidatus Obscuribacterales bacterium carries:
- a CDS encoding GH3 auxin-responsive promoter family protein; the encoded protein is MERLLFKGLAAVMRRSKIKFLHQLDKAPRVQEQFLRSLLHRHQFTAFGQEHGLADIQTIDQFQERLPVQSYSGFRSYTQRMSMGEPNVLTADPLIYFNISSGSTGEKKLIPVTQQSRQALANASRTSIGFAADAALRHGRPLGKMLFPLSSNALGHTPSGIPYAPVSTSDLRLTSPLLRQVFTYPFEVFQISDTAARTYMCLLFALRNASLRIISATFPVSALQMCNYLERHAEEMIQDLETGKIAQGLKLEPELRAKFERQCSAVPARAAQLRHQISQHGRLTPHLAWPDLSFMITARGGTSNFYFERFPEYFGDMPIFGGVYACAEGTMGVHQDFNTDAAILSIESGFYEFIPEDQWEVDNPKTVLPWDVTVGDRYRIVLTNYAGFYRYDLGDVVEIAGFVGQAPTIIFRHRRGGVMSSSTEKTTEFQVIQVMQILQKTFQLALENFCITLSKDCIPSHYLVNIELAPGAVLPDPETFLQRFDDTLKDVSAFYAIKRRDQIPLPRLRILEPGSFEHLRQRMVQQGIAESQLKFPHVTEDRNFLDGLSVQHEARLAGDRLPQL
- the raiA gene encoding ribosome-associated translation inhibitor RaiA, which translates into the protein MKLVIQGKNIDITDAIREYVHQKIEKAVSHFQSYTTEVDVHLSVARNPRINPKQTAEVTIYANGTVVRAEESSENLYASIDLVANKIARQLRKYKEKIQHKTRTPVKAAEVLPAITVSDELLTNRDVQLPEEVVRTKYFAMPPMTVHDALEQLQLVDHDFYMFRNAETDEINVIYERNHGGYGLLQPRNNNGHVTGKLAELAHQSP
- the rnhA gene encoding ribonuclease HI, whose amino-acid sequence is MVIESLYTDGACSGNPGPGGWAAIAYLVGGGVHELGGAAAHTTNNRMEIQGAIAALDLLLSSGQTDTVTLYTDSEYVKKGITAWIKGWKNKNWKTSTGKPVVNQDLWETLDELHQQVNQQLTRPLRWEVVRGHSGNEGNERCDVIARAFSLGRSPNMTQDARLMTTAEPKTPTKPDKTPKKVHKLLNDDRIEAQNTAGEREETIQSSSTIAQSFPPERTMADSSSAAYNDPSENLPRELRVVQLQNTVETLHMADEIAKQGYLITSAELADLMDVNASAVTSRGDNWVWRNWVVSRVRREGNQILWQLERVD
- a CDS encoding GvpL/GvpF family gas vesicle protein, which gives rise to MYVYAFLKTPTTDLDLPEGLANSLNLVEQGVLSAVVESQLDPDTIRSGDERFQLQAILSHDRVLQDLFQQADVLPVPFGTFLVSLDALTQHLAAHQDVYVAKLQQVTHKAEYTLKAQLHPLVLEELPESAKGKDYFLAKKRRYQQQETYRNQQQEQLAGLLEAIAQLGCPYHHSEPKDGVERIHILGDRDDHASLQQQIEQWQIDCPLWELSLGAALPPYHFV
- the lipB gene encoding lipoyl(octanoyl) transferase LipB, yielding MRSLSRPCWLYSPGLVPYDVAWEWQRSLVADRRQHPDHNDVLLLLQHPPIYTLGQGASMEFVKAELQQQGVPLVRIERGGEVTYHCPGQLVGYPILNLQRHTPDLHWYLRQLEEVIIQAIAPLGLEGHRIEGLTGVWVEGRKVAAIGIKVSRWITMHGFALNICPDLHG
- a CDS encoding OFA family MFS transporter; amino-acid sequence: MDSTSYRSNHRTDLTLFGRPAQQGRWFLIPLGMMVLLCLGTVYSWSIFRKPLENELGLSATQSLLPYTVALLCYAITMPIAGFYIPRLGTRWMTALGGVVIGVGYMLSSFTTSITAMVFTYGVIAGVGVGIAYGVPMVVMARWFSDRKGLAVGLTIVGFGLSPLVTAPLAKGLMDRYDVRPTLFALGLSFMLIIVAIATTMKLPPQGWQPTTVTAAATVKPASLKYPKTMLKSSSFYGLWLCYIIGTFVGLSAIGISSPVGEEIIQVEPGIAAASVSLFALFNGVSRPLFGWLCDRFQPRHIAIASYTLILVACILMVNAEQGQVVTYLVAFSLFWFCLGGWLALAPTTTLSLFNPDDYAQNYGIVFTAYGIGALLGTLVAGQLRDWLGSYTYVFYPMGALAIVGIGLAHVMLKRDRQIDSDQVS